The sequence GTGTGCCATTGTCTTCTGCAGGCCATGAAAATCAAGCACTGGCTACAGACCAGAATTTCCTTGTAGGTTAATAGCATGATTAATCTAATATAGGACGGTTTATAGTAGAATCTACAAGCAGGGGTAGATATGATGGATGAGTCTCTGGCGTCGCCGCGCATTACTCGCCTCGCCTGGGGACGTATCGAAATCGAGGGCGGCAGACGGTTCAAGGATGCCAAGCTCTATCCCGGCGGCTGCCGGGAATGGAACTGGAAGGAAACCGGTACGGGCCATACGCCGGGTATTCAGCCTGCAGATATAGAAGAGCTCCTGGAGCACGGTGCCACAGTGGTAGTACTTTCAAGGGGCATGTACGGGCGACTCGAGGTTTGTCCAGAGACCTTAATGAAGCTGGAGGAGCGCGGCATTCCGGTGCACATACTCCGAACAAAGGATGCGGTTCAACGCTACAATGAACTGCGGGAGGCGGAGCCCGTAGGGGGGCTCTTTCACACAACCTGCTGACTCGCCGGTCTCAGCAATCGATTGCTGGGGATCCTTACCTACTATTGCCTTGGTCATGGGCTCGGGCTGTTCGGGCCAGGTGACGTGCATGCCGAAGTGGCTCAGGGGTTCGAGCCTTTAAAGAAACAGATTGGGCTACCGTCACGGCTACAGCCAAATCGGTACGCCATGCCGGATGTATAACCAGCGGATGGGCACCGGCGCGGGTGCGCAGCCAGACAGCGACATTCTCGGCCTCAAGCCATAAGGGGCTGGTGCTTCCCCGGTCAGGAGCAGGCCATTCCCCCTGAGCAAGAAGGGGGCGGTTAGTCACGCCGACGGTTGGAATATTGAGAACGGCCCCCAGGTGAAGGGCCAGTCCGGCTCGGCGAGGATGGTCGCGACCGGTAGCGTTCACTAGAAGTACGTCCGGCAGTGTAGGCAGTGCCCTCACGGCAGCTTCCAGAAGGGGGCCTTCCCGCAAGGCCAGCAACCCGGGGCTGTATGGTGCACCTGCGGCGCCTTTTGCTGTCGCGGTCGCAATGACTTGACGATTGTGCCATAGAGCCGCACCGGCCCAACCAATATCGCCGCGAGCCCCATTGCGCGTTGAGCCCCGACCAAAGCAAACGAAGCACGCACCTACCGTGATGGGTGCCACGCCGGGTCGCCAGATTGCTGGCTTCCGACACCGCAACTCCTCTTGAACCTGAATCAGTTCTTCCGAGGTTGTCGGCCAGTCTCCCATCGGGCATCTCTTCAGAGCTTATGTGGTACCTTTGGTCAGAAACTAAGGGCTCCTCGGCCCAGTTCCAAAGGGAGTTGGCATACATTGCTAATAGCATAGTGCCAGCAATTCGC comes from Candidatus Neomarinimicrobiota bacterium and encodes:
- a CDS encoding Mth938-like domain-containing protein, whose protein sequence is MMDESLASPRITRLAWGRIEIEGGRRFKDAKLYPGGCREWNWKETGTGHTPGIQPADIEELLEHGATVVVLSRGMYGRLEVCPETLMKLEERGIPVHILRTKDAVQRYNELREAEPVGGLFHTTC
- a CDS encoding endonuclease V, which translates into the protein MGDWPTTSEELIQVQEELRCRKPAIWRPGVAPITVGACFVCFGRGSTRNGARGDIGWAGAALWHNRQVIATATAKGAAGAPYSPGLLALREGPLLEAAVRALPTLPDVLLVNATGRDHPRRAGLALHLGAVLNIPTVGVTNRPLLAQGEWPAPDRGSTSPLWLEAENVAVWLRTRAGAHPLVIHPAWRTDLAVAVTVAQSVSLKARTPEPLRHARHLARTARAHDQGNSR